Within the Piliocolobus tephrosceles isolate RC106 chromosome 15, ASM277652v3, whole genome shotgun sequence genome, the region CAGTTAGATGCTCAGTCTCTGTCCTCACAGAATTGCAGTCTGTCCTTAAAATGTCAGCAATAAATATGATTGCCAAGCAGTGCCACATCCAGTGCTCTTATCCCAGCTCATCATGATCTTGGAGTTCCATTTCTCTCTGCTGGTGGAACTGACTTCTGATAAGAAAAGCTCCTTGGAGAATACATGCCTCACTATTTGCCATCTACTTTAACAGGGCTTTGCTGCAACCAGActctttcaaaagaagatatgcattGTGCACAAAATGAACAAGGAGGTCTTGCCCTCCATTCAATCCCTTGATGCACTGGTCAAGgaaaagaaggtaaaaataaaaggctttttatttttggtgaggGGAGATGTTTTACAACCTTCAGTAAATAACGAGAAGATCACAGTCATTCCCTCCTGACTACAGTATGTTGTAGTGTGCAGCGCAAAGGGGGAAGTTATTGGTGATTGCCTGAGGGAAGGCAGCTTCTGCCACATCAaatgctgtggctcacacctacctCTACAACCGCTGAGCAAAGCACTTGAAACCTGGACTGTTAGAGGAGCGAAGCTCTGATCACACCAATAGGAGCCCTCAGTACTTTGTGAAGGACATTTTTCTGCAAGAGTTGGTTAGGGTTATCAGATTTAGCAAATGCAAATAGAAGATATCCAGTTAGGTTTGAATTTTAGGTAAGCAGCAGTTCTTTTTAGTATAATATATCCTatgcaatatttgggatataataaaaaaagatccattgtttgtctgaaattcaaatgtaactgggtATTGTATATTTTGTCTGGCCATACTAATCCAGGTGAGTGGAAAGAAGAGATCCATAATGCTTTAACATGTTTGCCTGAGTTCATATTCCTATAACTGATAAATGGGTACCTTTCGTTGACaaggtagagaaaataaataaactgcattCTCAGAAGATGATTATTACATAgtccaatccaaggaatctatgATGATCAAATGAGGTCCAAGTTTCAGAATAAATTTAGCCTCAGACTTCTGTTTTTATGAGAAGCTGAGGTTTCAAACCAGCTAAATCTGTTAGGACACTTAGAAATGTTAAGATACACAGAAGAAGCTAGAAATAGCCTTCTTCATCTTGATTATGGAAAAATTTAGCTGAGCAATACTCACTGTTGGCCTTGAATACCCCTCAAGTGAACAAACCACTGGGCTTGGCATTCATTCTCTCCCATTCTTCCCTTCTACCTGTCTTTTCCACACTCAGCTTCAGGGTAAGGGACCAGGAGGACCACCTCCCAAGGGCCTGATATACTCAGTCAACCCAAACAAAGTCGATGACCTGAGCAAGTTAGGAGTGAACATTGCAAACATGTGTCGTGGGATTCCAACATACATGGCTGAGGAGATGCAAGGTGAGTAGCATCCCTACTGTGCACCCCAAGTTAGTGCTGGTGGGATTGTCAGACTATCCTCACGCGTTTCCATAGTGGGCACCAGTGATGCAGGGATGGTCATCAAGGCCAACATTTGTTCAGTGCTTGCTCTGTGCCAGCTGCTGTTCTATGTGCTTTAAGTGTGTTAACTCAATTGGTTCTTCACAGCAATCTTATAGGTTCTATTTTAATCCTActttatggataaggaaactgaggtacagagaggtcACAAAATCCTTGCCTGGGTCAATTCCAAGCATTTTGGCTCTGGATTCTGTGCTCTTAAATATTACGGAACGCTGCCTTTCAGGTGTGAATCAGGAGTAGACTCAAGTCATATTCAAAAGAATACATGAATGgctaaaggaaaagagaatgctAATAGAATCTATTAACTTTCTATAGCTCAGACAATCACTGAATTTCTGGACATTCAAAGAACAGCGGCACAAAAACAAAGTGTCTACCTAGGGACCTAACTTAACGGCAGTTTTCCAGATCTCTGAATTGATTGATTTCATCACACCAGATAGATAAACCTTGACATTAATGCATAGCTAGTTTGGAAACCCCTACTCCCCCAGTCCCCTGCAAGAAAAGAGTCCTTGAATAAACATTAATATaggcttcttcttttttctttattagggGCAAGCCTGCTTTTTTACTCAGAAAAGTGCTTCACGACCAATATACTATGGATTGTGAACATTTCTTTCTGTGGAGAAAAGGTGGAGTACTAAACAGTTTTTTAAAGCCACTATGGATTTAGTCATCTGAATGTGCTgtgcagaaaaaaatatgcaCTCTAATGGTTTTTACCATGTCATTCTGAATGTTTTCTCTACTAGTTATGTTTAGTTTCTTTAAGTTTCAATAAAATCATTTAGCACTGAATTCAGTGTATACTCACATTTCTTACGATTTCTTATGACTTGGAATGCACAGGATCAAAAGTGCCACGTGGTGGTGGCAAGTTGTTGAAGTGCATTAGACTCAACTGTTAGCCTATATTCAAGACCTATCTCCTGTAAAGAACCCCTTCAGGTGCTTCAGACACCACTAACCACAACCCTGGGAATGGTTCCAAGACTCTCCAACTGCTCTGAAGGCTGCTCTATAGTTGTTGTGCACAGTAACGTTTCAGATCAGCAAGGACAGAAATTCACTCAGAGTCGCATAAGCCAGAAAGGGTGGTTTATTGCAAGGATAcaagaatatttcaaaaaatctgaaagcaaaaaaagcagctGGTTATCAGAAAGACTACATACAACCAGGAACTCTGCTGACACCAAGACCCAAGTCTGCTTCTCTCCCTGAAGCCATGTGTTACCTCTTCTCTCATCTTCTCTAAATTTTACTTCCCTCTTTTTCGCATATTGCAGATGGCGTTTTTGTGCTCATGGCAGAGAATGGCTGAACCCAATTTTCAGCCTCATCTCCCGTGTTTACATGTCTTTCCAGTTCAAGAGGTAATAACTCATGTTGAATCCCAATTCCATTTTCCTTGATCCTGTTTGGCTCAAAGTTCACAACTTCCATTCACTGATGGCCAGGAGAGTGAAAGGTGTCAGAGAAAATAGAGACTCTAAATATTGTGTATTTCAATATaaaactgttaatttttaaaagttgctcCCATACATCTTTTTCAAATCCCCAGTGCCATAGGGGAATATCTAATCCAGTCCCAAGTCTTTAGGTGAAATAGCCACAAATAATCCtaacaaataaaactaaagacATTGATTCTCACCATTTGGAAAAATGTTAATATCTACCAGTTTTTATTGGAATGAAACTGCTATATTTTTCCTCATACTGATGCTATTTTGTTACTGTTCACATGAAGTGTACTATGAGGTCGGTAGAACTTCCAAAATATTCTGAAGCCGTGAGAGgtaaaaatttatcaaaacctCATCAAAGGTCATGGCCTTAGATAATTCCCTACTGTGAGTGAGAAAGAAATACAACTGTGACTCATAAATTGGATACAACATCATGTACCTGACTTTTGGGAACTGGTAAATCCCATGTTTCTTAGAAGAATTGTGTAGCCCCtatttcaggataaaaaattaaattcactaGGAATATACAAAAATTCTAGATTATATATAcctatcaaaatatataataaaaaaattataagaattgaGGAGACTTTAACAATTTCATTATCCTAGTTGAAGACTTTAACATATATCTTTCAATAAGCTATAAATGAAGCAGTTACagatataaaaaatgtttaacacaATTAACAAGCTTATGTTAATGAACATGTGTAGAACACTGCAGAATATATATCCTCTTAAGCATGTGTGAAACatttatggccgggcgtggtggctcaagcctgtaatcccagcactttgggaggccgaggtgggcgaatcacgaggtcaggagaccaagaccatcctggctaacacagtgaaaccccgtctcaactaaaaatacaaaacaaaaaaaaaaattagctaggcatggtggcgggtacctgtagtcccagggactcaggaggctgaggcaggagaatggcctgaaccccagaggcggagcttgtagtgagccgagatcacccccttgtacttcagcctgggcgatagagtgagactccatctcaaaaaaaaaaaaaaaaagaaaaacatttacaaatattgGTCACTTGCTGAGACATAAAATCTCAAAAAGCTCAAATACTGGCATCATAAGAGAAGAAATTTTTCTCACCTAATTTTAATTaggataaaataaacatttttctctaaataaaaccaaattacccatttgttttgaaatcaggtataCTAATTCTAAATAACACAAGCGCTAACaaaaaattcatgaataaaagtaaaacacattTAGAACTGTGCAATAATGAAAACACTGCATATAAAACCTTATGAGTAGCAGCTATAGCAATGTGTAGTGAAAAACTGGTAGccttaaatctttattttatagaagaaTGGCTGAACATTGAGTTAGGCCttcaattttacaaatgagggatAAGCATAATGTATACAAAATACatatgaggaaagaaataatattgacaattcagaaattaataaaattgaaaacaaatgtaCAATAGTAGTAAAGGAATGGGGTCAAAAGTTCATAAACTTCACAAGAGAAAATTCCAGACCAAGATGGTTTTTACAGGCAATCTAACAAATATTGAAGATACAAATTACTTTAAGCGTATACAAACTATTCAAGTGTATAGGGGGAAAACAAAACCAGGAGTACTTCTAACTCATTTTGTAAGAATATTATTAACTTGATTTCAAAACCTGACATGGATCGtatgaaaaagtgaaattaaagagTGATCTCTGtcataaatatagatgcaaaatttCTTAACAAGATAATTACAAATCAATTGGGCAATGTACACAAAAGATAATATAGCATGATTAGGTTGGATGTTTCATAGCAATCCAAGTTGATTTGATCATAGGAAATAATGTAATTTGCtgcattaaaagacaaaaattttgtGATGTAtctcaatagcaacaaaaaatacATAGTAAATTTGAATATTCATTCTTAAAAGAAGTAATTCTTAGAAAATTAGGAATCAGAAGAAAATTTATTAAACTACTGAATGTTTAATTCAGTAGTTAAACATTTGTTTGGATCATCCCCTCCAAAAATCTACTGTAAGTATCATATAAAACAATGAAAGcattcctattaaaaaaaaaaaccaagatgcCTGCCATCACAATTTCTAGAAACATTTTACTGAAAGTtattaaagcaagaaaaataaacaaaaaggcataaatattagaaagaaagaagaaaaaagccatCATTCTGCCCAGATGACATGATTTCTGTGTAAAAACTCAAACAAACCTATATAAGTTATGGGAGTCAGAGAATTTAGAGATTTCTAAGTACCAAAATGACTatcaaatatgaattttatttttatggattagCAGCAAACAtagaaactttaatttttttatagatacACTTATAATTGCAAAACATATGACATACCTAGGAAAAACTAATAATATTTCCAGACTATCACacggggagaaaccttggacaatacctagctttcctagatagaggtccctgcgacctttggccgTGTAAGTGTGACCTTAATAGTGCTACATCCATAGTACTATTCCACTATAGAAATCCATCagcatataaaaatgcaaagatcCCTGCCTCTTTTAGCTAACATTTTAGTtagaagagacagaaataatgataaatataattaattaatagtAGGATATTTGGTAGGATAGTAATTTATGCTACAACATAGTTGCATAGTATTTTTTCTTAGCATACTAAGAAAAAAGTACTGAGCAGAGTGAGAGGAATCAAGAGTGTCAGCAGGTAAGAGGCGGTTTGCAATTTTTAATAGGGTATTGGGATACGCAtcgagaaggtgacatttgaacaaagactGAAGGA harbors:
- the GKN1 gene encoding gastrokine-1, whose amino-acid sequence is MLACSSVHCFREDKMKFTIVFAGLLGVFLAPALADYNINVNDDNNNAGSGQQSVSVNNEHNVANVDNNNGWNSWNSIWDYGNGFAATRLFQKKICIVHKMNKEVLPSIQSLDALVKEKKLQGKGPGGPPPKGLIYSVNPNKVDDLSKLGVNIANMCRGIPTYMAEEMQGASLLFYSEKCFTTNILWIVNISFCGEKVEY